One region of Primulina tabacum isolate GXHZ01 chromosome 17, ASM2559414v2, whole genome shotgun sequence genomic DNA includes:
- the LOC142532034 gene encoding putative GTP diphosphokinase RSH3, chloroplastic, with the protein MGVTTIALYASPPSSVCSAPHQISPHASFDVDMNGRSNSSASASPSQKHLVGGLSLMFSSAQIKSASYSAGGEELASIWQERTEELASSFRQSSLSSYLKRDQAHQSPVSVLQGPNNSIGPGSRSSPMRINAGFNSVGSELNSVVSGSGALVNGFVSHALGSYVDYDSVALSLGVKDLDFSSSNDLSSDELTFNMEDTFVDFQLPPYAKDLLSEAQSTHLIFRDDFVVKAFYEAEKAHRGQIRASGHPYLQHCVETAVLLAKIGANSTVVAAGLLHDSVDDSFLTYDHISRSLGAEVAELVEGVSKLSQLSKLARENNTASKTVEADRLHTMFLAMTDARAVLVKLADRLHNMMTLDALPLIKQQRFAKETLEIFAPLANRLGISTWKDQLENICFQYLSPNEHKELLSKLVKCYDEAMISSAVEKLEQALKADGTSFHCLSGRHKSLYSIYSKMLKKNLNMDAIHDIHGLRLIVETEEDCYKALKVVQQLWHEVPGRFKDYIVCPKFNGYQSLHTVVIGEGTVPLEVQIRTKEMHLQAECGFAAHWRYKEGDSQYSSFVLQMVEWARWVITWQCEAMNRDGSSSGGIRSTTPPCRFPTHSEDCTFSCKPHCGPDGPVFVILIENDKMSVQEFPSNSSVMDVLEIAGRDSSRRTSYGFPVKEELRPRLNYAPVSNPMCKLKMGDVVELTPAIPDKSLTVYREEIKRMYDKGITISSAVPASGTTTRLRS; encoded by the exons ATGGGCGTTACGACTATAGCTCTTTACGCGAGTCCACCGAGCAGCGTGTGCTCCGCGCCACACCAGATTAGCCCCCACGCTTCGTTCGATGTAGACATGAACGGCCGCTCAAATTCTTCGGCTTCCGCGTCGCCGTCGCAAAAACATTTAGTTGGGGGACTTTCGCTAATGTTTTCCTCGGCGCAGATTAAATCGGCGAGTTATTCAGCTGGAGGGGAGGAGTTGGCTTCCATATGGCAGGAGAGAACCGAGGAGTTAGCTTCTTCTTTTCGGCAGTCTTCCTTGAGCTCGTATTTGAAGCGAGATCAGGCTCATCAGAGCCCCGTGTCCGTGTTGCAAGGTCCGAATAATTCGATTGGACCTGGTTCTCGAAGCTCGCCTATGAGAATTAATGCAGGTTTTAATTCAGTTGGGTCAGAATTGAATTCCGTTGTGTCGGGAAGTGGGGCCTTGGTCAATGGCTTCGTGAGCCATGCGTTGGGTTCATACGTGGATTATGATTCGGTGGCCTTGAGTTTGGGTGTTAAGGACCTAGATTTCTCGTCATCAAATGATTTGTCCTCGGATGAGCTCACGTTCAACATGGAAGATACTTTCGTCGACTTTCAATTGCCTCCTTATGCAAAAGATTTGCTTTCGGAGGCGCAGTCGACACATTTAATATTCAGGGATGATTTTGTCGTCAAGGCTTTTTATGAAGCAGAGAAGGCTCACAGAGGGCAG ATTCGGGCTAGTGGGCATCCATATTTGCAGCATTGCGTGGAGACAGCGGTTCTACTGGCAAAGATTGGGGCTAATTCTACAGTTGTTGCTGCAGGGCTTTTGCATGACTCTGTTGACGATTCTTTTCTTACGTATGACCATATTTCTCGGTCTTTGGGAGCTGAAGTTGCTGAATTAGTTGAGGGG GTGTCTAAGCTTAGCCAATTGAGCAAGCTTGCTCGTGAAAACAACACTGCCAGTAAAACCGTTGAGGCAGATCGACTACACACTATGTTTCTTGCGATGACAGATGCTAGAGCTGTTTTGGTTAAATTGGCTGATAGATTGCATAACATGATGACATTGGATGCATTGCCTTTGATCAAACAACAAAGGTTCGCAAAGGAAACTTTAGAAATATTTGCTCCACTTGCCAACAGATTGGGGATCTCCACTTGGAAAGATCAGCTGGAAAATATCTGTTTCCAATATCTCAGTCCTAATGAGCATAAAGAGTTATTATCTAAGCTGGTGAAATGTTACGATGAAGCCATGATTAGTTCCGCTGTGGAGAAGCTGGAGCAAGCTTTGAAGGCTGATGGAACTTCTTTCCACTGTCTATCAGGTCGCCATAAAAGCTTGTACAGCATATATTCGAAAATGTTGAA GAAAAACCTGAATATGGATGCTATTCATGATATTCATGGATTAAGATTGATTGTCGAAACAGAAGAAGATTGCTATAAAGCTCTGAAAGTTGTCCAGCAGCTGTGGCATGAAGTTCCAGGAAGGTTCAAGGACTACATAGTTTGTCCCAAATTTAATGG GTACCAATCTCTACATACAGTAGTTATAGGTGAGGGTACGGTTCCCCTTGAAGTTCAGATTCGAACAAAAGAGATGCACTTGCAAGCTGAGTGTGGATTTGCCGCTCATTGGAGATACAAAGAAGGTGATTCTCAGTACTCTTCCTTCGTACTTCAGATGGTTGAATGGGCACGTTGGGTCATTACCTGGCAGTGTGAGGCAATGAACAGAGATGGTTCATCTAGCGGTGGTATTCGCTCCACGACGCCACCTTGCAGGTTTCCCACTCATTCTGAAGATTGCACATTTTCTTGTAAACCACACTGTGGCCCTGATGGACCTGTCTTTGTGATCCTGATTGAGAATGATAAG ATGTCAGTGCAGGAGTTCCCATCGAACTCTTCTGTGATGGATGTGCTGGAGATAGCTGGTCGAGACAGTTCTAGACGAACCTCATATGGGTTCCCTGTGAAGGAGGAGCTCAGGCCACGGCTAAACTATGCTCCTGTCAGTAATCCTATGTGCAAGCTGAAAATGGGTGACGTGGTGGAATTAACTCCAGCCATACCAGACAAATCTTTGACCGTGTACCGGGAAGAAATAAAACGCATGTATGATAAGGGCATCACCATCTCAAGCGCGGTGCCTGCTTCCGGTACCACGACTAGGTTAAGAAGCTGA
- the LOC142532035 gene encoding protein NODULATION SIGNALING PATHWAY 1: MMSNGEEPIPSHISEWIDDSISYFPMFFDDPYETGDFIGDSWWAQGQNLEQDIIDDSFFTNSSMTSAALPLVPIQTPADSIISLDSTKKRKLSDDLNSKKPRKTTIKRADEQDLGPVSTEQGVVVPRKQTGNKKGNKSAGNGSNGNNKEGRWAEQLLNPCAAAVTARNPSRVLHFLYVLHDLASLSGDANHRLSFYGLCALKHHVSSAPASSFSASAGTKAFASSNPKFFRDSLIKFNDINPWFRIPNNVANTSILQILAEQAQPSNLHILDIGVSHGVQWPTLLEELTRRAGGPPPLVRLTVIAPAATNDQSRNTAPFANGPPDYDFSSKLLTFAKDLNVNLQINRLENLQMQNLNSQLINSSAEETLVVCAQFRLHNLSHGMTDDRTKFLKVLRSLNPKGVILCENNTDCCCINCGDFATGFPRRVEYLWRFLDSTSIAYKGRESEERRMMEAEAAKVLINSGEMNERKEKWCERMRHAGFTDDVFGEETIDGAKALLRKYDSNWEIRVEDRDGCVGLLWKGQPVSFCSLWKMDSGASDCSI; this comes from the coding sequence ATGATGTCGAACGGGGAGGAGCCGATACCGAGCCATATTTCCGAATGGATCGATGATTCGATATCGTATTTTCCTATGTTTTTCGATGATCCTTATGAAACAGGAGACTTTATAGGTGATTCTTGGTGGGCTCAGGGTCAGAATCTTGAACAAGATATTATAGATGACAGTTTTTTCACCAACTCGAGCATGACAAGTGCCGCCCTGCCTCTGGTTCCAATTCAAACCCCAGCAGATTCAATAATTTCATTAGATTCGACCAAGAAAAGGAAGTTATCCGATGATTTGAACTCCAAGAAGCCTCGTAAAACTACAATTAAGCGAGCCGACGAGCAAGATTTAGGACCCGTAAGCACCGAACAAGGGGTGGTTGTGCCAAGAAAACAAACTGGAAACAAGAAAGGGAACAAGTCAGCAGGAAATGGTAGTAATGGCAATAACAAAGAAGGGAGGTGGGCAGAACAACTGCTGAATCCATGTGCTGCTGCTGTCACAGCCCGAAACCCATCCCGAGTCCTGCACTTCTTGTATGTTCTTCATGACCTCGCCTCACTCAGCGGTGACGCTAATCACCGGCTGTCGTTTTACGGCCTCTGCGCGCTGAAACACCATGTTTCCTCAGCCCCTGCAAGCAGTTTTTCTGCATCAGCGGGTACCAAAGCTTTTGCTTCCAGCAACCCAAAATTCTTTAGGGATTCTTTAATCAAGTTCAATGACATTAACCCTTGGTTTCGGATCCCTAATAATGTAGCAAACACTTCGATCCTGCAGATACTTGCAGAACAAGCTCAACCAAGTAACCTACACATTCTAGACATCGGAGTTTCACATGGGGTCCAATGGCCTACGCTGCTGGAAGAACTGACTCGGAGAGCTGGTGGGCCACCACCTTTGGTCCGCCTAACCGTGATTGCTCCTGCCGCCACGAATGATCAATCAAGAAACACGGCCCCATTTGCTAATGGCCCGCCAGACTACGATTTTTCGTCTAAACTACTTACTTTCGCCAAGGATTTGAACGTTAACTTACAGATCAACAGGCTCGAGAACTTACAGATGCAGAATCTAAATTCACAGTTGATAAACTCTTCAGCCGAAGAAACGTTAGTCGTCTGTGCACAGTTTAGGCTACACAATCTGAGCCACGGCATGACGGACGACAGGACGAAGTTCCTGAAGGTGTTGAGAAGCTTGAACCCGAAAGGTGTTATCTTATGTGAGAATAACACAGATTGCTGCTGTATCAACTGCGGAGACTTTGCAACCGGATTTCCCAGACGGGTGGAGTACTTATGGAGATTCTTGGACTCAACAAGTATTGCATACAAAGGGCGAGAGAGTGAGGAAAGAAGGATGATGGAAGCAGAAGCAGCTAAAGTTTTGATAAATTCGGGAGAAATGAATGAAAGGAAGGAGAAATGGTGTGAGAGAATGAGGCATGCTGGATTTACGGATGACGTTTTTGGCGAGGAGACGATTGATGGAGCAAAGGCTTTGCTGAGGAAATATGACAGCAACTGGGAGATTCGAGTGGAAGATAGAGACGGCTGTGTTGGGTTGTTGTGGAAAGGGCAGCCGGTGTCATTTTGTTCCCTATGGAAGATGGATTCGGGGGCGTCGGATTGTTCGATATAG